The following coding sequences are from one Epilithonimonas vandammei window:
- the ubiE gene encoding bifunctional demethylmenaquinone methyltransferase/2-methoxy-6-polyprenyl-1,4-benzoquinol methylase UbiE produces MDHNKVTPYNSENSKKSQVEDMFDNIAPKYDLLNHVLSMKIDVLWRNKLVDMLKKDQPQLVLDVATGTGDLALAVQKGTNSDVVGLDLSQQMLNVGIEKIKKQNLDGKITMQKGDAEQLPFEDNKFDGVTVAFGVRNFENLEKGLSELRRVVKENKSIYILEFSKVEGFLAPFYMFYFKNILPAIGRLVSKDNRAYTYLPDSVNAFPFGEKMKTILLNTGFKKVEYTKLSLGIATIYKATK; encoded by the coding sequence ATGGATCACAATAAAGTAACACCATACAACTCCGAAAACAGCAAAAAAAGTCAGGTCGAAGATATGTTTGACAACATTGCGCCAAAATATGATCTTTTGAATCACGTTTTATCGATGAAAATTGATGTGCTTTGGAGAAACAAGTTGGTAGATATGCTAAAAAAAGACCAACCACAATTAGTTTTGGATGTTGCTACAGGAACAGGAGATTTAGCATTAGCAGTTCAGAAAGGAACCAACTCAGATGTTGTTGGACTTGATCTTTCTCAACAGATGCTGAATGTGGGAATCGAAAAAATCAAGAAGCAAAATCTTGACGGTAAGATCACGATGCAGAAAGGCGATGCAGAACAACTTCCGTTTGAAGACAATAAATTCGATGGTGTTACCGTTGCATTTGGAGTGAGGAACTTCGAAAATCTGGAAAAGGGTCTCTCGGAGCTTAGAAGAGTTGTGAAGGAAAATAAGAGTATTTATATTTTAGAATTCTCCAAAGTCGAAGGATTTTTGGCTCCGTTCTATATGTTTTACTTTAAAAATATATTGCCGGCAATCGGTCGTTTGGTTTCTAAAGACAACAGAGCTTATACCTATCTTCCAGATTCTGTAAACGCTTTTCCTTTTGGAGAAAAAATGAAAACCATTCTTCTGAACACAGGTTTCAAAAAAGTAGAATACACAAAATTAAGTTTAGGAATAGCCACCATTTATAAAGCTACAAAATAG
- the ribD gene encoding bifunctional diaminohydroxyphosphoribosylaminopyrimidine deaminase/5-amino-6-(5-phosphoribosylamino)uracil reductase RibD, producing MNDEIYIRRCIELAEKALGKTYPNPLVGSVIVYDDRIIGEGFHKKAGEPHAEINAINSIKEEDIHLIPESTIYVSLEPCAHFGKTPPCAMKIKELGFKKVVIGAMDSHDKVNGKGKKIIIDAGIEAISGVLEDECRQLNKRFFTYHERKRPFIILKWAESVDGFMDKDFQPYQISNALSKQFVHQMRSEEHAILIGKNTALYDNPSLTVREIEGRNPIRILIDFYLEVPEKFNIYNEEAETIIFNSIKNSEKSHLKFIKIDRENAVNQILDKLYELQIQSMIIEGGSFTLQQFIDKNLWDEAYIFRNPNLELLNGTKAPKLDFKPENIENLRETDILFFRNNPVD from the coding sequence ATGAATGATGAAATTTACATCCGTAGATGTATAGAATTAGCAGAAAAAGCATTGGGAAAAACCTATCCAAATCCTTTGGTTGGTTCTGTGATCGTTTATGACGACAGAATAATTGGCGAAGGTTTTCACAAAAAAGCTGGCGAACCACACGCAGAAATCAATGCGATTAATTCTATAAAAGAAGAAGACATACATTTGATTCCAGAATCTACAATTTACGTTTCGCTAGAGCCTTGTGCTCATTTTGGAAAAACGCCACCTTGTGCAATGAAGATCAAAGAGCTAGGATTCAAAAAAGTAGTTATTGGTGCAATGGACAGTCACGACAAGGTGAATGGTAAAGGCAAAAAAATCATTATTGATGCAGGAATTGAGGCTATTTCAGGTGTCCTTGAAGATGAATGCAGACAGCTCAACAAAAGATTTTTCACTTATCACGAGAGAAAAAGACCTTTCATTATTCTGAAATGGGCAGAATCTGTGGACGGTTTTATGGATAAGGATTTTCAGCCGTACCAAATCAGCAATGCTCTGTCAAAACAGTTTGTTCACCAGATGAGAAGTGAAGAACACGCTATTTTGATTGGAAAAAACACGGCACTTTATGATAATCCAAGCCTTACTGTGCGAGAAATTGAGGGTCGAAATCCCATCAGAATTTTAATAGATTTTTATCTAGAGGTTCCAGAAAAATTCAATATTTACAATGAAGAGGCGGAAACAATTATTTTTAATTCCATTAAAAATTCTGAAAAAAGCCATCTGAAATTCATCAAAATAGATAGAGAAAATGCTGTAAATCAGATTCTGGATAAATTGTATGAACTTCAGATTCAGTCTATGATTATAGAAGGCGGAAGTTTTACACTGCAGCAATTCATAGACAAAAACCTTTGGGATGAAGCGTATATCTTTAGAAATCCTAATCTAGAACTCCTGAATGGAACAAAAGCGCCAAAATTGGATTTTAAACCTGAAAATATAGAAAATCTACGAGAAACCGATATATTATTTTTTAGAAATAATCCTGTTGATTAA
- the nadE gene encoding NAD(+) synthase: MQTQKVIDHIVNWLKDYATKANSKGFVVGVSGGIDSAVVSTLAAKTGLQTLVLEMPIRQKADQVDRAQDHIEFLKSNFSNVEGFRVDLTPTFESFEKTTDGYKDDSPNKNLAEANTRSRLRMVTLYYYGQINGLLVTGTGNKVEDFGVGFFTKYGDGGVDISPIADLYKTQVYEIAKELGILESIQVAKPTDGLWEVDRTDEDQIGATYPELEWAMEQQRAGKTETDFEGREKEVMEIYLRFNKATQHKMNPIPVCVIPTELK, translated from the coding sequence ATGCAGACACAAAAAGTAATCGATCATATTGTAAACTGGTTAAAAGATTATGCAACCAAAGCGAATTCAAAAGGTTTTGTAGTAGGTGTTTCCGGAGGAATAGATTCCGCAGTGGTTTCAACTTTGGCAGCGAAAACGGGATTACAAACTTTGGTTTTGGAAATGCCAATCCGTCAAAAAGCCGATCAAGTAGATAGAGCTCAAGATCACATCGAATTTTTAAAATCAAATTTCTCTAATGTTGAAGGTTTCCGAGTTGATTTGACACCAACATTTGAATCTTTTGAAAAAACAACTGACGGTTACAAAGACGATTCTCCAAATAAAAATCTTGCTGAAGCTAACACAAGATCAAGATTGAGAATGGTTACACTATACTATTATGGTCAAATCAACGGACTTTTGGTAACGGGAACCGGAAATAAGGTTGAAGATTTTGGCGTTGGATTCTTTACAAAATATGGCGATGGTGGCGTAGACATATCTCCTATAGCGGATCTTTATAAAACTCAGGTTTATGAGATTGCAAAGGAATTAGGCATTCTTGAAAGCATTCAAGTTGCGAAACCAACGGACGGACTTTGGGAAGTTGACAGGACAGACGAAGATCAAATTGGCGCCACGTATCCAGAATTGGAATGGGCAATGGAGCAACAACGTGCAGGAAAAACAGAAACAGATTTCGAAGGAAGAGAAAAAGAAGTGATGGAAATCTACCTGAGATTCAACAAGGCAACTCAACACAAGATGAATCCGATTCCTGTTTGCGTGATTCCGACTGAATTGAAATAA
- the gldB gene encoding gliding motility lipoprotein GldB has product MKFFRYITISSVLVFGLSSCKKENENQWDVEIKNPVKKVEVTDLSGEFYDSKVSLEDFKAKYPWFQGSVPDADYDNRRKDTMEVRIYKEAISKIDRTKLNKDLVGLFSHIKNYFPNFAPPHIYLYSSVIDPQNVTDPIFLREDQNMLFVDITGFMGDGNKNYKGLDLYFQKSMNPQNLVPKISMFFASRLVPAPIDQQKFLDQIVYQGKIQILQDAFLPNVPDYLKMNYTKAQYDWAVANEANIWNYFVENDLLFSADPNLSERFITPGPFSKFYTEVDRESSPQIAIWTGWQICKHYLKAHPEEKLPVFLKKNATEIFNASDYRPK; this is encoded by the coding sequence ATGAAGTTTTTCCGATATATCACGATTTCTTCGGTTTTAGTTTTTGGATTGAGTTCCTGTAAAAAAGAAAATGAAAACCAATGGGATGTCGAAATCAAAAATCCTGTCAAAAAAGTGGAGGTCACAGATTTGTCCGGTGAATTCTATGATTCCAAAGTAAGTTTGGAAGATTTCAAAGCAAAATATCCTTGGTTTCAAGGTTCAGTTCCAGATGCAGATTACGACAACAGAAGAAAAGATACAATGGAAGTTCGCATTTATAAAGAAGCGATTTCCAAAATTGATAGAACAAAATTAAATAAAGATTTAGTTGGTCTTTTCTCACACATTAAGAATTACTTCCCGAACTTCGCACCTCCTCATATTTATTTATATTCATCGGTTATTGACCCACAAAATGTAACTGATCCAATATTTCTGAGAGAAGATCAGAATATGTTATTTGTTGATATAACAGGTTTTATGGGAGATGGTAATAAAAATTACAAAGGTCTGGATTTATATTTTCAAAAATCTATGAATCCACAAAATTTAGTTCCAAAGATTTCTATGTTTTTTGCTTCCAGATTAGTTCCTGCTCCAATCGATCAGCAGAAGTTTTTGGATCAAATTGTTTACCAAGGAAAAATTCAGATTCTTCAAGATGCTTTTTTACCTAATGTTCCGGATTATCTAAAAATGAATTACACAAAAGCTCAATACGATTGGGCGGTTGCAAACGAAGCTAATATCTGGAACTATTTTGTTGAAAATGATTTGCTTTTCAGTGCAGATCCAAATCTTTCCGAAAGATTCATCACGCCTGGACCTTTCTCAAAATTCTATACAGAAGTTGATAGAGAAAGCTCTCCACAAATCGCCATTTGGACAGGTTGGCAGATTTGCAAACATTATTTGAAAGCTCATCCGGAAGAAAAATTACCGGTGTTTTTAAAGAAAAATGCAACGGAGATTTTCAATGCTTCAGATTATAGACCCAAGTAG
- the gldC gene encoding gliding motility protein GldC, which produces MKKTKIVIDVELDDNHVPEKMFWKAEDGGIKRQETKAAMISVWDSKAMEALRIDLWTKDMPVDEMKRFFHQILVSIGHTYERATSEEDVAQWIAEMAEEFAVKSAIKM; this is translated from the coding sequence ATGAAAAAGACAAAAATCGTTATAGATGTAGAATTGGACGATAATCACGTTCCGGAGAAAATGTTTTGGAAAGCCGAAGACGGCGGAATCAAAAGACAGGAAACCAAAGCTGCGATGATTTCCGTTTGGGACAGCAAAGCAATGGAAGCTCTTAGAATCGACCTTTGGACAAAAGATATGCCTGTGGACGAAATGAAAAGATTTTTTCATCAAATCTTAGTTTCCATCGGACACACTTATGAAAGAGCAACTAGCGAAGAAGATGTAGCACAATGGATTGCAGAAATGGCTGAGGAATTTGCTGTGAAGTCAGCGATTAAAATGTAA